The DNA segment GATGTAGCCGATGTCGTCGACGATGATCGCGTCGATACGATCGAGTCGGCGCATCTCCAGCGGCAGCATGAGCTCTCGTTTGGCGGCGAGCAGACGTTGGACGAGTCGGTAGGCCGGTGTGAACAGCACCTTGTAGCCACGGTTGACGAGCTCGTGGCCGATGGCGCACACCAGGTGCGTCTTGCCACGCCCCGGTAAGCCAAAAGCGAGGAGATTCTCGGCGCGTTCGACGAAGCCACCTTCACACAGTGTCGGTAAGGTACGTCGTACCCGCGCCGATAGGCGCTCGAGCTTGAGGGAATCGAGGGTCTTCTCCGCTGGCAGCTGGGAGGCCTTGCGCAGGCGCAGGATCTTACGCTCATGCCGCTCTTTGACCTCGATCTCGGCCAGCTGCAGAAGGTAGTCCCGGAACCCCCAGCCGCCCTGCTCAGCCTCCTCGGCCAGCGCGGCGTAATGCGCCACAAACGACGGCAGCTTCAGCTCGCGCAGCAGCATCTCGACGCCGGCGGCCGCAGTCATGACGCCACCTCAGCGGCCTGCTCCAGCAAGCTGTCG comes from the bacterium genome and includes:
- a CDS encoding ATP-binding protein; the protein is MTAAAGVEMLLRELKLPSFVAHYAALAEEAEQGGWGFRDYLLQLAEIEVKERHERKILRLRKASQLPAEKTLDSLKLERLSARVRRTLPTLCEGGFVERAENLLAFGLPGRGKTHLVCAIGHELVNRGYKVLFTPAYRLVQRLLAAKRELMLPLEMRRLDRIDAIIVDDIGYI